In Silene latifolia isolate original U9 population unplaced genomic scaffold, ASM4854445v1 scaffold_290, whole genome shotgun sequence, the genomic stretch GAGGAGGCAGTGAGATGTGTGAATGAGTAGGTGGAGGCGGTGGAGAGTGGGGTTATATAGTGGAAGGGTGGAGGGCAGGTTAGTCATTTTGTGAGTGGGGTTGATCTGCGACGTTGGATATGGACACGTGTGTGGGAATGGTCTCATCTTAACCGTGGTTAAAGGTTCAACTAGGGTATGGGGAGATGATATTTTTTGAGGAGGATATTTCTCTTTTCTTAAGCGGAGATCCGTTTCTGCGTTATTTACACgcttttcttttattcctttttttgcCCTTTTCTTTTGACCTTTTCCTCATCAACTCACCACTCGAACCAAAAGCCCAACCCACTAAGCCCACTCTTTCTTGTTGGCCCATCATTAtcaaaaccaaatacaacacCACTTTGCCCTGCCATGCGTGTTAAATATCGTCGACACTAACTAATTAGTGAAAGTGTCGGATTATTTGTCGTCGATTTTGTAAATTTGGTAGCGGATTTGAAGCGGTGGTAACGGAAATGTCGTACTTGAAAAAAAGATGTTAATATGGGAGGTTTAGAGTGAGGGGTAGATTAGGAAATTCATTAAAaaatgtcgacgataattagtaaaatgTCGAGATGTTTTGCAGGTTGGATTCTTATAACATAAGATGGTTCAAACCGAAAATAACTTGAATATATcatttatttttgagttttattttattttgacaaTTTGATATCGTATAATGAAAATATCGTATTCAATATATGCTAGTTATCAATTGGATTATTTGATATTTTTGTAAGAAACTTAATTGAGCTTATTGTTACCACATCAATATCGACAATGAAAAACAACTCCTcaatcaacccaatttgtgacaagTTCCATTTGACAACGGCAAAATAAAGCATACTACAACCACATATGGCATTACAACATTTGTGATACTACATGACGTTATCCATTACATTTACTACTTTAAATCTTTTGAGCTAATATACTGTAGCTCTCACTGCACTAGTACACAGCACTATGACCTTGTTGTTGGACGACTGACGACGTAAATAATTTACTTAAACCTTCTAGTATAGAGAAGAGATTATATAAATGGATGCATGCTACGAGCAAACGATATTTCATTGATGCGGAGGGTATTTTGGCCAAGATGGCATTTTATATTTGGGGTGAGCTGGGAACTTAGGAAAAGGAAGTTGAGGAAGAGGAGGGCATGGCTTCTTCTTAGGGAAAGGAGGCAGCTCAGGAAGCGGAGGTAAAGTGATTGGTTTCTTCTTAAATATTGGAGGACATGGCTTCTTCATTTTCGGTGACTTATAGTATACTGGCACCGGTGGTAGAACAGGCTTATGGTATAATGGTACGGGTGGAGGAAGCGGCTTATGGTATACTGGGACAGGTGGTGGGAGTGGCTTCTTGTAGATTGGAACAATAGGAGGACAAGGTTTGTTGATCTTTGGAATGGATGGGAATGGTTTCTTCCAAATTGGTGGAAATGTGTATGGTTTTTTAAAGTGTGAAAAGGGTAACTTGAAGTGAGGCCATAAAAAGGCTGAGGTGCATGTAGCTGAACTAAACTTGAGTTTTCCTGCAGGACTAAATGTATGTTTTCCATCAGATGTTTCAGATAAAGAGGCTAGTTTTGTAGACTCAATCCCATTATTATGAGTTGGGCATGGTGTATTTGATGCACCATGGAGTTGAGCATAACATTCTTCCTTCAATTTCCCATCTTTAACTAGATGTTTCGGAAAACTGACTCGAAATTTCCCTTGTTCGTCAAGCTCACCTGTTCCTCTTGTTTTAACTTTGCCATTTGCAAGCTTACAGTCAATAGTGACCTTAAGACCTGCACATTTGAGATCAGCACAAGTTTTGTTTATGGCTTAGGCATTAGCAGTTGTTGTTTAAAAACCATCACATCAAAAACTGTCGTTGGATAAAGATGCGATaaataattagattgaacaaagAGAGTTAAGGTGGTCTGTATCTATGTATCAGCTGCATTCATATGTAATTATGTATGTATGGTGGTATGGTATGGTGTTGTTATACCTTTAAGAGCATGACTGTGCTGAATGTTGTTCTGCTGACAGTCGGTACATTCAGCAAACCCAGTGACCTCTACTGTCTTTGGCACGCCATATGAGACGGTCGCACTGATCAACAGTGTCAAGACAACCGCTACGGGTGCTATCCTCATTAAAATGTACCTAGACTAGACTTAAATAAAGCTTACTAAGAAGGAGACAATCTTCTGAACAAAGCTTAGTGTGATACTCTGATGTATAGTGTAAGTTTGAAGGAAATGAGTGAATTTAAAGGGGGTTGGGTTGATTACGTAGTGAGTGATACAACCAACTTTGATAATGGAAGTCACATATTTAGACTTGAATATATAAAAAGGTTAGATAATTAAGGATGCCCAAATCGCCGTTAAAGTAGATATCATCTTCCTTCCCAATTTAATTGCATGCACATCTTCAACGAGTTTTTGGCATTCTGTGTGTCCTTTGTATCTTCACAACTACTCTACTTTGTTGTATTTATTAAACTTACACTTTTTCCTAGTAATAAAATCAAATATTTTTAGAATTTTAATGGAAGTCCCACAAGGCAATCCATTGTTTTTCTTGTTGGGGTTGCAAAATGACTCGCGAGGGTATCGGGATGCTTATGCTTATCTATTATCTAACCAGGTTATGAGTACCTCATCTCACGGCTCGTATCATTAGTTATGATCAAGATTTGGGTTTCAGTCCCTAAATCTTGAACTCACTCCCTAAGACTTGGTCATCATGGATGCTAAAGACCGTAGCAGTTGAGCTAAGTGGCGTTCACAATTGTGCACTTCACTTTGGTGGGTCTGACGAAAGGAGTTAGATGAACCTTACATCCTAGACTTTGTAAAGGTGAAGGATTGTTAATGAAGAAGCATTGACTATACTATGTTACTATGTTAGCATGTTAGGTGTACGTGAGAATGTGAGGTCCTCCAAGCTGCCATGCCTATTTAAAGTCTAATATCCTAGCTAGTACAGCTGCATTATAGAGCACTAAATGCTATACGAATAATCTTCTCTTGTACTTTAACCTGACAAAGGTAATCTTCTTAATGCTACATATGATGGTACAAAAGTACAGAAATAGAATTCTACAGTAGCTTTTATTGGAAGAACCACAGAAATAATGAGTTAACCTAACAGGTTAAAGAAACTAAGTACTCTTAACTTGTACTCATTCATTACTTGATACTCCGTAAAACATACGGAGTAGATAAATTGTGGTCCTAATATATTCAGTAATATAAGATGGCAAATTGAGCTTCAAAGTCATTGAGATTGGTTATCTACTTTGAACCGCCAATGCTCGTCCTAAAACCTTACGCAATCATCTCGATCCACCCTAGGATCGCCCGTATACGTTtgttcataatgttcaaaacttcaAATTGCCACAGAAGCTTTCTTTGAATGACCATTAGCGAAGAGGCTCCAAATGACGGATGTGCAACAATTACTCCCTAGTACATACAATTCCTAATCCGAAAATACAAAAACGAATGCACCTAAAAATAAAGCAGGTTATGATATTCTCCTCCTAAGGAAACTAAGTTGGGAAAAGTCTACAGACAAATTCCCAAGTCCAACAAAGCTAATATCTCAGTGATGTGCATATTCATCAAGCACTGAGCTGAGTCCAGTGACAGTCTCAATATCATAAATGAAAGGCAAATTGGTAGGTGGATTATGGTTATTAGTTTACATGTAGAGCCCCGTTTTTGCCAAATTATCCCAATTTATGACAGGTCGTCTCGCATATGCAAATATGAAATAACATTACCATAACAAAAGGTTTAGGTTTGGGGGAATGACTTATTCTAGCATATACTCTGTTCAAATTTACACACAAACCTCAATAACAAGTTGACAAATAGGCAAAGCAGTTTTACCATGTCAAATAAGTGAATTGGATGCCGAGTGctacatacattccaatttttttttttcattgttaTCATAATGCAAATACAAAATGGATACTAAAGACAGCTGACTATAAAGCTACTTCTTTCTTTTGAGGTAATGATACATACTTGAGTTTTAAAAGGGGGAGAGCAAAATCCATTTTACAAAAGAGTGACTGGTTGCTCGATCTTCATCATAAACCAATCATTCTCCATGAATAGTGTAACGCTCCCATTTTTTGGTTGCATCATATATCTGCAAAGGAGACCATGTCGCTCCATCAGCAA encodes the following:
- the LOC141639169 gene encoding proline-rich protein 4-like, which produces MRIAPVAVVLTLLISATVSYGVPKTVEVTGFAECTDCQQNNIQHSHALKGLKVTIDCKLANGKVKTRGTGELDEQGKFRVSFPKHLVKDGKLKEECYAQLHGASNTPCPTHNNGIESTKLASLSETSDGKHTFSPAGKLKFSSATCTSAFLWPHFKLPFSHFKKPYTFPPIWKKPFPSIPKINKPCPPIVPIYKKPLPPPVPVYHKPLPPPVPLYHKPVLPPVPVYYKSPKMKKPCPPIFKKKPITLPPLPELPPFPKKKPCPPLPQLPFPKFPAHPKYKMPSWPKYPPHQ